Sequence from the candidate division WOR-3 bacterium genome:
AAGACTGGAGTCTTTAACTTTTGATTAAAACGGTAGCTTAACGCCGTTTCTTTCCGGTACCCGGGTAATCGCGGGTTTCTAATTGGGGTAGGCTGCCGATTAATTTCACCCGGTCCGGACCGACAACACTGGTAAGCGCGGCAATGAGTTTTGGTTCAAGTCGTACCGGGTACTTTTTTAACAACAGGCGCCTTTTTTCATTATCAGATTTAGTAAGATGCAGCACGACCGGTGTTTCACCGGGGAAGGCACTAAGGGTTTCCCGTATTTTGGCAATTAGACTGTCGCCCAGTTCTGTTTCGAACAGTTCGAGAACGATTTTCCTGATAAATTCATAGGCACGGTCGAAAGGGTAAATGCTGTCTGCCCACAACTGGGGAATGCCACCTGTTGTCGAGTTGTCGCCGCCGGCACGCATTTTAACCTTGCCCTGAACGATGACCATACTGTCCGGTTTGAGTAATTCGCGGCAGGTTTCCAGTACATTGTTAAACACCATTACCTCAATGGCGGAGTTGAAATCCTCTATTGTGAGGATGAAGTAGTCCCGTTCCCGGCGGTCTTTGCGAACCTTGCGGCTGGAGATGATACCACCAATTGCCACCGGTTTTCCTTCTTCAAGATTTTCCAATTCGGCGATGGGAGTGAGCGCGAGGGCGTTGTATTCCAGTCGGTAGTGTTCGAGCGGATGCGACGAAAAGTAAAAACCGAAGGACTCCTTTTCATAGGTTATGATATCAGCGGTTGGTGTAGTCTTCTCCGTTTCCGAAAGTGAAGTGCTTTCTTCCTGGGCTGGACCAAAGAGTTGAAACTGTCGCTCGTAAAGCAACAGTTTTTCGGAAGCCGCCTTGGTCATTAACGGTTCCAATTCGGCGAGGAGCTGGGTGCGATTGGGGTTGAAGGTGTCAAAGGCGCCGGCTTTGATTAACGATTCGACCGCTTTACGATTGACCTTGCCCCGAGTGCGGACGAGAAAGTCAAGCAAATTTTCGTAAGGTCCTTTTTCCTGCCGTTCAGCAACGATTACCTCAGCGGCATTAACACCGACATTTTTCACACCGGCAAGACCATAGCGCACAGCATCCTTTTCAATTGTAAATTGCGCGGCGCTGTGGTTAATATCAGGACCCAGTACCTTTATACCCATGCGACGTGCTTCGCTGATGAACTTTGCCAGTTTGTCGGTGTCACCCAGTTCACTGGTCAATGATGCGGCGATGAACTCCTTAGGATAGTTGGCTTTGAGATAGGCGGTGATATAGGAAAGGCAGGCGTAACCAGTAGCATGGGATTTGTTAAACCCGTAGCCGGCGAATTTCTCCAGCAGGTCAAAAATTGCCTGGGCGCGTTCACGGGGAAGCCCCTTTTTCTTTTCACACCCGGCAATAAATGTTTCGCGCTGTGCTGCCATTTCCGCCGGTTTTTTCTTGCCCATAGCGCGGCGCAGAATGTCGGCTTGCCCCAGAGTGTAGCCGGCAAGAGCCTGTGCCGCTTGCATTACCTGCTCCTGATAGATGATAATACCGTAGGTTTCTTTACAGAAATCTTCAAGGTCTGGATGGTCGTACTTGATTTTGGTGGGGTCTTTTTTTCGTTCGATGTATTCAGGGATCAAATCCATCGGTCCGGGACGGAACAAGGCGATTAGGTCAATTATATGCTCCAGTTTTTCCGGTCGGCTCCGTTTACACAGGTCGCGCATCCCGGCCGATTCCAGCTGGAATAGCCCTACTGTTTCTCCCTGCTGTAAAAGTTCATAGGTGCGCCGGTCCGAATAGTCCAAGTTCTCGATGCGGAATCCCGGGGTGTGTTGTTGTATCAGTTTTTCCGCTTCGTCAATTACTGTAAGGGTCCTCAGGCCGAGTATGTCCATCTTGAGGATACCGATGTCATCCAGAGTATACATATCGTACTGGGTGCAGGTTTCACCACCGGGCACTTTATAAAGCGGGATAAGTTCAAGAAGGGGACGCGGGGTGATTACGACCGCGGAAGCATGGACTGAAGCATGGCGACACAAACCTTCGAGTTTTAAAGCAATCTCCCACATTTGCTGGTATTCAGGTTTAGAGCGGATGAGAAACTGGAGTTCGGGAACCTCTTTTAGAGCAGTGGCGAGTTCACTGCCCGGTGGGATTTGCTTGGCGATAGGGTCGACTTCGGCAATCGGGATATCGAGAACCCGACCCACATCACGGATTACCGCTCGCGAGCCTAATGTCCCAAAGGTTATGATCTGAGTAACCGAATCTTCTCCATAGCGAGAACGGATGTAATCAATTACCTCCTGGCGCCGGCTATCAGCAAAGTCGATATCGACATCGGGTAAAGTTATTCGTTCGGGGTTTAAAAACCGCTCAAAGAGCAACCCGTATTTCAATGGGTCGATTTCGGTAACACCGAGGCAGTAAAGAACGAGTGAACCTCCAGCAGAACCGCGACCGGGTCCGACACGAATTCCTTTCATTTTGGCAAAATGGACAATGTCGTGGACTATTAAAAAGTAGCCGGCAAAGCCCATCCGGTTAATCACTTCCAGTTCGTGTTTTAGCCGCTCTTCAATTTCCCGTGTTGGAGTGCGATAACGTTGTCGCACCCCTTCATTGACCAGATGGGTGAGATAGCGAAACTCATCTTCAAACTCCGCTGGGGGCTTGAATGCGGGTAGGTGGAATTGTCGGTTTTCAAGATTGAGTACGCACTCACACTTTTCCGCCACCGCCCTGGTGTTGGAAACCGCCTCGGGTAGGTCTTTGAACAGTTCGAGCATTTCGGCGCCACTGCGGAAATAGAATCCGTTGCCCGCGAGGCGCAATCGCTCCTTGTCTTTTAGCCTCTTGTTCGTCTGCAAACACACTAAAACATCCTGCGCCCGGGCATCTTCTGGTTTTAGGTAGTGGCAATCGTTGGTTGCGACAATCGGGATGTCCAGAGCGCGGCTTATGTCCACAATGTCCGGTATAATCTTTTCTTGTTCGGGGAGGCCGGTGCGCATTACTTCAAGATAGAAGTTTTCCCGACCAAATATTTCCTGGTAACTGGCGGCGGCGCGCATTGCTGAATCAATATCCTGGCGCAACAGATACCAGTTGACCTCGCCTTTCAAACAACCGGATAGGGCAATTAGTCCTGAATGGTACTTTGCTAAAAGTTCTTTATCGACGCGTGGTTTATAATAAAAGCCTTCGAGATAACCCAGTGATACAAGTTTGATTAAGTTGCGATAGCCGGTTTCGTTCGCGCAAAGAAGAGTAAGATGAAAACTTGCCTCCGGAACATCGATGTGATGCTCTTTTTCTTGTCGGTGGCGCGGAGCAATGTAAACCTCGGCGCCGATAATTGGTTTCACACCTGCCCGTTGCGCTGCCTGGTAAAATTTTATAACTCCGAACATACCACCATGGTCAGTTAGTGCCACCGCTTCCATCCCCATTTCCTTTGCCAGTTGCACCATGTCTTCAATGCGCGTTGCTCCGTCCAGCAGACTGTACTCAGAATGGTTATGGAGATGGACAAAGTCGACTTTCTGTCTTTCTCTAAGCATTTAGACTGTTATAGCCTTATTACCGCTCGTGTCAAATTGTGCAAATATGTTCTGTCGATTTTCATAGGGGAATGATTGATTAGGATATGGTTATTTTATTTGACAGGTTAATTAAGATGGTTAAAATTAGATGTGCTAATGAGCGCGGCGCTCGGGTTACTCTTGGTCGCCCAGCTATATCGCTTTGATTTTACCCCGATAACAAGTCCACAGTATGCGGGTGATTCATTTGAAGTGGCGATAATCGCCCGGGACCCCTATGGTGGTATTTACGATTACAATCGTCCTGCATTCCTTTCCACCACAAGGGGAGCAACCTACATCTATCCTAATGTAATCGGTCCATTCCGCAACGGCGTATGGAATGGTAAAGTGATGGTTACGCTTGCCGACAGTTTGCAGATTCGCTGTACCGATGATTCGGGTCGGGTGACCAGCAGCAGTAATGTTTTCCAGGTGGTTTCCGGACCACCGCGGCGGTTTGTTACCGTGTTACCAGGACAGCAATTGAGTCCTGGAACCCGTGAGGGAAGGTTGGGTCCGCCGAACAGTCAAACAGCAGGTGACAGTTTTAACTTTACAGTTTATCTAACTGATGTTTGGTGTAATCCGGTGCGGTTCCGAACCGACAGTGTATATTTTGCCGCGAGCGATAACTTTGCGATTTTGCCGGCAGGTGGTGAGATACAGGATGGTAGTAGTCGGTTTACCGCGATTTTCCGGCGGGCTGGTGTCCACCATATTTATTGTTTGCCTGCTAACGGACAGCCCTTTGTGCCGGACACATCGTCTTTGTTCGATGTCCGTGCCGGGGTATTTGAGCGACTGCTTTTAATTCTTCCCGGAGAGGTTCCATTACCCGGTGATACAGCATCTCTGGATTGGATGACCCCTGGTAAATCGGAAGAACCTT
This genomic interval carries:
- a CDS encoding DNA polymerase III subunit alpha, with the translated sequence MLRERQKVDFVHLHNHSEYSLLDGATRIEDMVQLAKEMGMEAVALTDHGGMFGVIKFYQAAQRAGVKPIIGAEVYIAPRHRQEKEHHIDVPEASFHLTLLCANETGYRNLIKLVSLGYLEGFYYKPRVDKELLAKYHSGLIALSGCLKGEVNWYLLRQDIDSAMRAAASYQEIFGRENFYLEVMRTGLPEQEKIIPDIVDISRALDIPIVATNDCHYLKPEDARAQDVLVCLQTNKRLKDKERLRLAGNGFYFRSGAEMLELFKDLPEAVSNTRAVAEKCECVLNLENRQFHLPAFKPPAEFEDEFRYLTHLVNEGVRQRYRTPTREIEERLKHELEVINRMGFAGYFLIVHDIVHFAKMKGIRVGPGRGSAGGSLVLYCLGVTEIDPLKYGLLFERFLNPERITLPDVDIDFADSRRQEVIDYIRSRYGEDSVTQIITFGTLGSRAVIRDVGRVLDIPIAEVDPIAKQIPPGSELATALKEVPELQFLIRSKPEYQQMWEIALKLEGLCRHASVHASAVVITPRPLLELIPLYKVPGGETCTQYDMYTLDDIGILKMDILGLRTLTVIDEAEKLIQQHTPGFRIENLDYSDRRTYELLQQGETVGLFQLESAGMRDLCKRSRPEKLEHIIDLIALFRPGPMDLIPEYIERKKDPTKIKYDHPDLEDFCKETYGIIIYQEQVMQAAQALAGYTLGQADILRRAMGKKKPAEMAAQRETFIAGCEKKKGLPRERAQAIFDLLEKFAGYGFNKSHATGYACLSYITAYLKANYPKEFIAASLTSELGDTDKLAKFISEARRMGIKVLGPDINHSAAQFTIEKDAVRYGLAGVKNVGVNAAEVIVAERQEKGPYENLLDFLVRTRGKVNRKAVESLIKAGAFDTFNPNRTQLLAELEPLMTKAASEKLLLYERQFQLFGPAQEESTSLSETEKTTPTADIITYEKESFGFYFSSHPLEHYRLEYNALALTPIAELENLEEGKPVAIGGIISSRKVRKDRRERDYFILTIEDFNSAIEVMVFNNVLETCRELLKPDSMVIVQGKVKMRAGGDNSTTGGIPQLWADSIYPFDRAYEFIRKIVLELFETELGDSLIAKIRETLSAFPGETPVVLHLTKSDNEKRRLLLKKYPVRLEPKLIAALTSVVGPDRVKLIGSLPQLETRDYPGTGKKRR